From the genome of Kiloniellales bacterium, one region includes:
- a CDS encoding pyridoxal-dependent decarboxylase, with protein MSESEILQRAAAHALDYLEGLDHRPVGATADAETLRARLGGPLPETGAPATQVIDDLVRDVEGGILDSTGGRFFGWVIGGSHPAALAADWLAAAWDQNAAAFACSPAAAVVEEVCGAWLKELLGLPADASFGFVTGCQGAHATALAAARNRLLRERGWDVERRGLAGAPPLRGLAGAPPLRVLTSANRHESLLRAVRLLGFGSDALEIVPSDDGGRIGLGELETALETEPERPVILVLQAGDLNCGVFDPFGPACALAKAAGAWVHVDGAFGLWAATSPRFRHLLEGVAEADSWATDGHKWLNLPFDSGFVFVADPEAHRAAFTQTASYSQPVEGARNQKDWNPEWSRRARGFPAYAAIRALGRAGIAGIVERCCDHAARLVGEIGALPGVEILARPVINQGLLRFLDEAGDHDRRTDAVIVRLQAEGTAWFGGTTWNGKRAMRVSVCNWRTTEDDVTRTVAAVKRVLAEGL; from the coding sequence ATGTCCGAATCCGAAATCCTCCAGCGTGCCGCGGCCCACGCGCTGGACTATCTGGAGGGCCTGGACCACCGCCCGGTCGGCGCAACGGCCGATGCCGAGACGCTGCGGGCGCGCCTGGGCGGCCCGCTGCCCGAGACCGGCGCCCCGGCAACGCAGGTCATCGACGACCTGGTCCGTGACGTCGAGGGCGGGATTCTCGACTCCACTGGCGGGCGTTTCTTCGGCTGGGTGATCGGCGGCAGCCACCCGGCAGCGCTGGCCGCCGACTGGCTGGCCGCGGCCTGGGACCAGAACGCCGCCGCCTTCGCCTGCAGCCCGGCGGCGGCCGTGGTCGAGGAGGTCTGCGGCGCCTGGCTGAAGGAACTTCTCGGCCTGCCCGCCGATGCCTCCTTCGGTTTCGTGACCGGCTGCCAGGGGGCCCACGCCACGGCCCTGGCCGCCGCCCGCAACCGGCTGCTGCGGGAGCGCGGCTGGGACGTCGAGCGCCGGGGCCTGGCCGGCGCCCCGCCGCTGCGGGGCCTGGCCGGCGCCCCGCCGCTGCGGGTCCTGACCAGCGCGAACCGGCACGAATCCCTGCTGCGCGCCGTCCGCCTGCTGGGCTTCGGCAGCGACGCGCTCGAGATCGTCCCTTCGGACGACGGCGGCCGCATCGGCCTGGGCGAGCTCGAGACGGCGCTCGAGACCGAGCCGGAACGCCCGGTCATCCTGGTGCTGCAGGCCGGGGATCTGAACTGCGGCGTCTTCGATCCCTTCGGACCGGCCTGCGCCCTGGCCAAGGCGGCCGGCGCCTGGGTCCACGTCGACGGTGCCTTCGGGCTCTGGGCCGCGACCTCCCCGCGCTTCCGTCATCTGCTCGAGGGCGTCGCGGAGGCCGATTCCTGGGCAACCGACGGCCACAAGTGGCTGAACCTGCCCTTCGATTCGGGCTTCGTCTTCGTCGCCGACCCGGAGGCGCACCGCGCCGCCTTCACCCAGACGGCGAGCTATTCCCAGCCGGTCGAAGGCGCCCGCAACCAGAAGGACTGGAACCCCGAATGGTCGCGCCGCGCCCGGGGCTTCCCCGCCTACGCCGCGATTCGTGCCCTTGGCCGGGCGGGCATTGCCGGGATCGTCGAGCGCTGCTGCGACCACGCCGCCCGCCTGGTGGGCGAGATCGGTGCCCTGCCCGGGGTCGAGATCCTGGCCCGCCCGGTGATCAACCAGGGCCTGCTGCGCTTCCTCGACGAAGCCGGCGACCACGACCGCCGCACGGACGCGGTGATCGTCCGCCTCCAGGCCGAAGGCACGGCCTGGTTCGGCGGCACCACCTGGAACGGCAAGCGCGCCATGCGGGTCTCGGTCTGCAACTGGCGCACGACCGAGGACGACGTGACGCGGACCGTTGCTGCGGTGAAGCGGGTGCTGGCCGAAGGTCTCTGA
- the map gene encoding type I methionyl aminopeptidase — protein MTISRDEQLEKLRKAGRVVARTLAAMGEKLEPGMTTRELDDIGRALLAREGARPAPEITYGFPGATCISVFPQIAHGVPGDRKLEAGDLVNIDVSAVLEGYFADTGASFVIPPAPQRLRRLCRDGRRALWSGIKAVRSGARLARIGEAVEDFARRGRYSLIRNLASHGVGGALHEDPTAIPTWRDAGERRAIHRGAVFTIEPFLSLGSSWAVEAGDGWTLLADTGKPTVQYEHTLVATDRGALVVTLPN, from the coding sequence ATGACGATCTCCCGTGACGAGCAACTCGAGAAGCTGCGCAAGGCGGGCCGGGTCGTGGCGCGCACTCTAGCGGCCATGGGCGAGAAGCTGGAACCCGGCATGACGACCCGGGAGCTGGATGACATCGGCCGAGCGCTGCTGGCGCGCGAGGGTGCACGCCCGGCGCCGGAAATCACCTACGGCTTTCCGGGGGCTACCTGCATCAGCGTCTTTCCGCAGATCGCCCACGGCGTTCCGGGGGACCGGAAGCTCGAGGCGGGTGACCTGGTCAACATCGACGTCTCGGCCGTGCTGGAGGGCTACTTCGCCGACACTGGGGCGAGCTTCGTGATCCCGCCGGCGCCGCAGAGGCTCCGTCGGCTCTGCCGCGACGGACGCCGGGCGCTCTGGTCGGGGATCAAGGCGGTCCGCTCGGGCGCGCGCTTGGCGAGGATCGGCGAGGCGGTCGAGGACTTCGCCCGCCGCGGCCGCTACTCGCTGATCCGCAACCTGGCCAGCCACGGGGTCGGCGGCGCGTTGCACGAGGATCCGACCGCGATCCCGACCTGGCGCGATGCTGGCGAGCGCCGCGCGATTCACCGCGGCGCGGTCTTTACCATCGAGCCCTTCCTGTCCCTGGGCTCGTCCTGGGCGGTCGAGGCCGGCGACGGCTGGACCCTCCTGGCCGACACGGGCAAGCCGACGGTCCAGTACGAGCACACCCTGGTCGCCACGGACCGCGGCGCCCTGGTAGTGACCTTGCCGAACTGA